In Thauera sedimentorum, a single genomic region encodes these proteins:
- the rpsL gene encoding 30S ribosomal protein S12, giving the protein MPTINQLVRKPREIAVTKSKVPALEACPQRRGVCTRVYTTTPKKPNSALRKVAKVRLTNGFEVISYIGGEGHNLQEHSVVLIRGGRVKDLPGVRYHIVRGSLDLQGVKDRKQSRSKYGAKRPKKA; this is encoded by the coding sequence ATGCCAACAATCAATCAGCTCGTCCGCAAGCCGCGGGAAATCGCCGTTACCAAGAGCAAGGTGCCGGCCCTGGAAGCGTGCCCTCAGCGGCGCGGTGTGTGCACCCGTGTGTACACCACGACCCCGAAAAAGCCGAACTCCGCGCTGCGTAAAGTGGCCAAGGTTCGTCTGACCAATGGTTTTGAGGTCATCTCGTACATCGGCGGTGAGGGTCACAACCTTCAGGAGCACTCCGTGGTGCTGATCCGCGGCGGTCGTGTGAAGGACTTGCCGGGTGTGCGTTACCACATCGTGCGCGGTTCCCTCGATCTGCAGGGCGTCAAGGACCGGAAGCAGTCGCGCTCGAAGTACGGCGCCAAGCGTCCGAAGAAAGCCTGA
- the rpoC gene encoding DNA-directed RNA polymerase subunit beta': MKSLLADLFKQTLPNEEEFDAITIGLASPDKVRSWSYGEVKKPETINYRTFKPERDGLFCAKIFGPVKDYECLCGKYKRLKHRGVICEKCGVEVTLSKVRRERMGHIELASPVAHIWFLKSLPSRLGMVLDMTLRDIERVLYFEAFVVVEPGMTPLNRAQLLTEDDYLAKVEEYGDDFDAVMGAEGIRELLRTLDVNLEIEKLRGELETTSSEAKIKKFSKRLKVLEAFQQSGIKPEWMILEVLPVLPPDLRPLVPLDGGRFATSDLNDLYRRVINRNNRLKRLLELKAPEIIVRNEKRMLQEAVDSLLDNGRRGKAMTGANKRPLKSLADMIKGKGGRFRQNLLGKRVDYSGRSVIVVGPQLKLHQCGLPKLMALELFKPFIFNKLELMGLATTIKQAKKMVESQEPVVWDILEEVIREHPVMLNRAPTLHRLGIQAFEPVLIEGKAIQLHPLVCVAFNADFDGDQMAVHVPLSLEAQMEARTLMLASNNVLSPANGEPIIVPSQDIVLGLYYATREAVNAPGEGMLMADVSEVKRAYESKQISLHARVSVRLKEIEVTPEGEHREKITRYDTTAGRAILSEILPPGLPFSVIDKPLKKKEISRLINASFRRCGLRATVIFADKLMQFGYALATRAGISIAVKDMLVPQLKDELIRAAEAEVKEIAQQYTSGLVTDGERYNKVVDIWGRCGDQVAKAMMEQLGHEPVTDREGKETKQESFNSIYMMADSGARGSAAQIRQLAGMRGLMAKPDGSIIETPITTNFREGLNVLQYFISTHGARKGLADTALKTANSGYLTRRLVDVTQDLVVIEDDCGTREGFNMKALIEGGEVVEPLRERILGRVCAEDVVNPDTQETAIEAGSLLDEDMVDLIESLGIDEVKVRTPLTCETRYGLCAKCYGRDLGRGQMVNSGEAVGVIAAQSIGEPGTQLTMRTFHVGGAASRAASASGVEAKSTGTIRFAGNMRYVANAKGEKIVIARSAELVVADEMGRERERHKLPYGATLMVDDGMAIKAGTQLASWDPHTRPIITEYAGTVKFENVEEGVTVAKQIDEVTGLSTLVVIDAKRRSSSSTAKGVRPQVKLLDENGEEMKIAGTDHAVAITFQVGSLITVKDGQQVGVGDVLARIPQESAKTRDITGGLPRVAELFEARSPKDAGLLAEYTGTVSFGKDTKGKQRLVITEPDGQVHEFLIPKDKHLMVHDGQVVNKGELIVDGPADPHDILRLQGIEALAHYIIDEVQDVYRLQGVKINDKHIEVIVRQMLRRVVITDPGDTKFIREEQVERSEVLDENDRMEAEGKLPAQYENVLLGITKASLSTDSFISAASFQETTRVLTEAAIMGKRDELRGLKENVIVGRLIPAGTGLAYHRNRRAQGDGEDLAAEHAWPATENVAVEGQDVEAS, from the coding sequence ATGAAGAGCTTGCTCGCTGACCTGTTCAAGCAAACCCTGCCGAACGAGGAAGAGTTCGACGCGATCACGATCGGCCTGGCCTCCCCGGACAAGGTCCGTTCCTGGTCCTACGGGGAAGTCAAGAAACCCGAAACCATCAACTACCGCACCTTCAAGCCGGAGCGCGACGGCCTGTTCTGCGCCAAGATCTTCGGCCCGGTGAAGGACTACGAGTGCCTGTGCGGCAAGTACAAGCGCCTCAAGCACCGCGGCGTGATTTGCGAGAAGTGCGGCGTCGAGGTGACCCTGTCCAAGGTGCGCCGCGAGCGCATGGGCCACATCGAGCTGGCCTCGCCGGTCGCCCACATCTGGTTCCTGAAGAGCCTGCCGAGCCGTCTCGGCATGGTGCTCGACATGACCCTGCGCGACATCGAGCGCGTGCTCTACTTCGAAGCCTTCGTGGTGGTCGAGCCGGGCATGACCCCGCTGAACCGCGCGCAGTTGCTGACCGAAGACGACTACCTCGCCAAGGTCGAGGAGTACGGTGACGACTTCGACGCCGTGATGGGCGCCGAGGGCATCCGCGAGCTGCTGCGCACGCTGGACGTGAACCTCGAGATCGAGAAGCTGCGCGGCGAGTTGGAGACCACCAGCTCCGAGGCCAAGATCAAGAAGTTCTCCAAGCGCCTTAAGGTGCTCGAGGCCTTCCAGCAGTCGGGCATCAAGCCCGAGTGGATGATCCTGGAAGTGCTGCCGGTGCTGCCGCCGGACCTGCGTCCGCTGGTGCCGCTGGACGGTGGCCGTTTCGCCACCTCGGACCTGAACGACCTGTACCGCCGCGTCATCAACCGTAACAACCGCCTGAAGCGCCTGCTGGAGCTCAAGGCGCCCGAGATCATCGTGCGCAACGAGAAGCGCATGCTGCAGGAAGCCGTCGACTCGCTGCTCGACAACGGCCGCCGCGGCAAGGCCATGACCGGCGCCAACAAGCGTCCGCTGAAGTCGCTGGCCGACATGATCAAGGGCAAGGGCGGCCGCTTCCGCCAGAACCTGCTGGGCAAGCGCGTCGACTACTCGGGCCGTTCGGTCATCGTGGTGGGCCCGCAGCTCAAGCTGCACCAGTGCGGCCTGCCCAAGCTGATGGCGCTGGAACTGTTCAAGCCCTTCATCTTCAACAAGCTGGAGCTGATGGGTCTCGCGACCACCATCAAGCAGGCCAAGAAGATGGTGGAGAGCCAGGAGCCGGTGGTGTGGGACATCCTCGAAGAGGTGATCCGCGAGCATCCGGTGATGCTCAACCGCGCCCCGACCCTGCACCGCCTCGGCATCCAGGCTTTCGAGCCGGTGCTGATCGAAGGCAAGGCGATCCAGCTCCACCCGCTGGTCTGCGTGGCCTTCAACGCCGACTTCGACGGCGACCAGATGGCCGTCCACGTCCCGCTGTCGCTGGAAGCGCAGATGGAAGCCCGCACCCTGATGCTGGCCTCCAACAACGTGCTGTCGCCGGCCAACGGCGAGCCGATCATCGTGCCGTCGCAGGACATCGTGCTGGGCCTGTACTACGCCACCCGCGAGGCGGTGAACGCCCCGGGCGAAGGCATGCTGATGGCCGACGTGTCGGAAGTGAAGCGCGCCTACGAGTCCAAGCAGATCTCGCTGCACGCCCGCGTCTCGGTGCGCCTGAAGGAGATCGAGGTGACGCCGGAAGGCGAGCACCGCGAGAAGATCACGCGCTACGACACCACCGCCGGCCGTGCCATCCTGTCCGAGATCCTGCCCCCGGGACTGCCCTTCAGCGTCATCGACAAGCCGCTGAAGAAGAAGGAGATCTCCCGCCTGATCAACGCCTCCTTCCGCCGCTGCGGGTTGCGCGCGACGGTGATCTTCGCCGACAAGCTGATGCAGTTCGGCTACGCGCTGGCGACCCGCGCGGGCATCTCGATCGCGGTCAAGGACATGCTGGTGCCGCAGCTCAAGGACGAGCTGATCCGCGCCGCCGAGGCCGAGGTGAAGGAGATCGCCCAGCAGTACACCTCCGGTCTGGTGACCGATGGCGAGCGCTACAACAAGGTGGTCGACATCTGGGGCCGTTGCGGCGACCAGGTGGCCAAGGCGATGATGGAGCAGCTCGGTCACGAGCCGGTGACCGATCGTGAGGGCAAGGAGACCAAGCAGGAGTCCTTCAACTCGATCTACATGATGGCCGACTCCGGCGCGCGTGGCTCTGCCGCGCAGATCCGCCAGCTGGCCGGTATGCGGGGCCTGATGGCCAAGCCGGACGGCTCCATCATCGAGACGCCGATCACCACCAACTTCCGCGAAGGCCTGAACGTTCTGCAGTACTTCATCTCGACGCACGGCGCCCGTAAGGGTCTGGCCGATACCGCGCTGAAGACCGCGAACTCCGGTTACCTGACCCGCCGTCTGGTGGACGTGACCCAGGATCTGGTGGTCATCGAGGACGATTGCGGCACCCGCGAGGGCTTCAACATGAAGGCCCTGATCGAGGGCGGTGAAGTCGTCGAGCCGCTGCGCGAGCGCATCCTCGGCCGCGTGTGTGCCGAGGACGTGGTCAACCCCGATACCCAGGAAACCGCGATCGAGGCCGGTTCGCTGCTCGACGAGGACATGGTCGACCTGATCGAGAGCCTCGGCATCGACGAGGTGAAGGTGCGCACGCCGCTGACCTGCGAGACCCGTTACGGCCTGTGCGCCAAGTGCTACGGCCGCGACCTGGGCCGCGGGCAGATGGTCAACTCCGGCGAAGCGGTCGGCGTGATCGCTGCCCAGTCGATCGGCGAGCCGGGCACCCAGCTGACCATGCGGACCTTCCACGTCGGTGGTGCGGCTTCCCGGGCCGCGTCGGCGAGCGGTGTGGAGGCCAAGTCCACCGGCACCATCCGCTTCGCAGGCAACATGCGCTATGTGGCCAATGCGAAGGGCGAGAAGATCGTCATCGCACGTTCCGCCGAGCTGGTGGTGGCCGACGAGATGGGCCGCGAGCGCGAGCGTCACAAGCTGCCCTACGGCGCCACCCTGATGGTGGACGACGGCATGGCGATCAAGGCCGGCACGCAGCTGGCCAGCTGGGATCCGCACACCCGTCCGATCATCACCGAGTACGCCGGTACGGTGAAGTTCGAGAACGTCGAGGAAGGCGTCACCGTCGCCAAGCAGATCGACGAGGTCACCGGCCTGTCGACCCTGGTGGTGATCGACGCCAAGCGCCGTTCGAGCTCCTCCACCGCCAAGGGCGTGCGTCCGCAGGTCAAGCTGCTGGACGAGAACGGCGAGGAGATGAAGATCGCCGGTACCGACCACGCGGTGGCCATCACCTTCCAGGTCGGTTCGCTGATCACCGTGAAGGACGGCCAGCAGGTGGGCGTGGGCGACGTGCTCGCCCGCATCCCGCAGGAATCCGCCAAGACCCGCGACATTACCGGTGGTCTGCCGCGCGTGGCCGAGCTGTTCGAAGCGCGTTCGCCGAAGGACGCCGGCCTGCTGGCCGAGTACACCGGCACCGTGTCGTTCGGCAAGGACACCAAGGGCAAGCAGCGTCTGGTGATCACCGAGCCGGACGGCCAGGTGCACGAGTTCCTGATCCCGAAGGACAAGCACCTGATGGTGCACGACGGGCAGGTGGTGAACAAGGGCGAACTCATCGTCGACGGTCCGGCCGATCCGCACGACATCCTGCGTCTGCAGGGCATCGAGGCGCTGGCGCACTACATCATCGACGAGGTGCAGGACGTCTATCGTCTGCAGGGTGTGAAGATCAACGACAAGCACATCGAGGTGATCGTCCGCCAGATGCTGCGTCGCGTGGTCATTACCGATCCGGGCGATACCAAGTTCATCCGCGAGGAGCAGGTCGAACGCTCCGAGGTGCTGGACGAGAACGACCGCATGGAAGCCGAGGGCAAGCTGCCGGCGCAGTACGAGAACGTGCTGCTGGGCATCACCAAGGCCTCGCTGTCCACCGACTCCTTCATCTCTGCGGCGTCCTTCCAGGAAACCACCCGCGTGCTGACCGAAGCGGCGATCATGGGCAAGCGCGACGAACTGCGCGGCCTGAAGGAAAACGTCATCGTCGGTCGACTGATCCCCGCAGGTACCGGCCTTGCGTACCATCGCAACCGCCGGGCGCAGGGCGATGGAGAAGACCTGGCTGCCGAACACGCCTGGCCCGCCACCGAGAACGTTGCGGTGGAAGGTCAGGATGTGGAAGCCAGTTGA
- the rpoB gene encoding DNA-directed RNA polymerase subunit beta translates to MAYSYTEKKRIRKSFAKRKAVLDVPFLLATQIESFAAFLQAETPPESRVNQGLQAAFSSIFPISSHSGNARLEFVQYMLGEPAFDVKECQQRGLTFASPLRARVRLVIMDRDAPKETIKEVKEQEVYMGEIPLMTTTGSFVINGTERVIVSQLHRSPGVFFEHDRGKTHSSGKLLFSARIIPYRGSWLDFEFDPKDYLYFRVDRRRKMPVSILLRAIGMTPEEILETFHDFDDFHLSGESVLFTVVPDRLRGEVARFDITAPDGKLIVARDKRITAKHIRELDQAGVTRLAVPEDFLLGRILARNVVDAETGELVARANDEITEELLAKLRDAGVSDIQTLYVNDLDRGAYISSTLRIDETADQWAAKVAIYRMMRPGEPPTEDAVEALFQGLFYAEERYDLSSVGRMKFNRRAYPEKIDDKTPGWLKRFYDRVGPQGEEGAGTLANEDILAVIGVLVELRNGRGEIDDIDHLGNRRVRSVGELAENQFRAGLVRVERAVKERLSQAESDNLMPHDLINAKPISAAIKEFFGSSQLSQFMDQTNPLSEITHKRRVSALGPGGLTRERAGFEVRDVHPTHYGRVCPIETPEGPNIGLINSLAVYARTNRHGFLETPYRKVTDGKVTDQIDFLSAIEEGQYVIAQANAEIDANGMLDGDLVSCRHKGEFTLATADQVQYMDVAPGQIVSVAASLIPFLEHDDANRALMGANMQRQAVPCLRPEKPLVGTGIERTVAVDSGTAVQALRGGVVDYVDSSRIVVRVNDDENVAGQVGVDIYNLIKYSRSNQNTNINQRPIVKVGDKIAKGDVVADGASTDLGELALGQNMLVAFMPWNGYNFEDSILLSERVVAEDRFTSIHIEELTVVARDTKLGPEEITRDIASLGEAQLSRLDESGIVYIGAEVEAGDVLVGKVTPKGETQLTPEEKLLRAIFGEKASDVKDTSLRVPAGMVGTVIDVQVFTREGIERDKRAQSIIDDMLRSFKTDLADQMRIVERDAFARLRRQIVGQKANGGPKKLAKGTEVTDAYLDQLEPYHWFDIRMANEDLAAQLEAVREGLEKTRKDFDSAFEIKKKKLTQGDELPPGVQKMVKVYLAVKRRLQPGDKMAGRHGNKGVVSRIVPVEDMPYMEDGTPVDIVLNPLGVPSRMNIGQILETHLGWAAKGLGQKIDRMMRANAAVQEVRSLLEQIYNESGTAEDIASLADNEVVELASNLSKGVPFASPVFDGAKEEEIGKMLELAGLPVGGQVTLYDGRTGEAFERKVTVGYKHVLKLHHLVDDKMHARSTGPYSLVTQQPLGGKAQFGGQRFGEMEVWALEAYGAAYTLQEMLTVKSDDVTGRTKVYENIVKGEHKIDAGMPESFNVLVKEIRSLAIDIDLDRY, encoded by the coding sequence ATGGCGTATTCCTACACCGAAAAGAAGCGTATCCGCAAGAGCTTCGCCAAGCGCAAAGCCGTGCTGGATGTGCCTTTCCTGCTCGCCACCCAGATCGAGTCGTTCGCGGCCTTCCTGCAGGCTGAAACGCCGCCGGAGTCCCGCGTGAACCAGGGCCTGCAGGCCGCGTTCAGCTCCATCTTCCCGATCTCCAGCCACAGTGGCAACGCCCGGCTCGAGTTTGTCCAGTACATGCTCGGCGAGCCCGCGTTCGACGTGAAGGAGTGCCAGCAGCGCGGCCTGACCTTCGCCTCGCCGCTGCGTGCGCGCGTGCGCCTGGTGATCATGGATCGCGATGCGCCGAAGGAGACCATCAAGGAGGTCAAGGAGCAGGAGGTCTACATGGGCGAGATCCCGCTCATGACCACCACCGGCTCCTTCGTCATCAACGGCACCGAGCGGGTCATCGTTTCCCAGCTGCACCGTTCGCCGGGCGTTTTCTTCGAGCACGACCGCGGCAAGACCCACTCCTCGGGCAAGCTGCTGTTCTCGGCGCGCATCATCCCCTACCGCGGCTCCTGGCTGGACTTCGAGTTCGATCCGAAGGACTACCTGTACTTCCGCGTCGACCGTCGTCGCAAGATGCCGGTGTCGATCCTGCTGCGCGCGATCGGCATGACCCCGGAAGAGATCCTCGAGACCTTCCACGACTTCGACGACTTCCATCTGTCGGGCGAGTCGGTGCTGTTCACCGTGGTGCCGGACCGCCTGCGCGGCGAAGTGGCACGCTTCGACATCACCGCGCCGGACGGCAAGCTGATTGTGGCGCGCGACAAGCGCATCACCGCCAAGCACATCCGCGAGCTGGACCAGGCCGGCGTGACCCGCCTGGCCGTACCCGAGGACTTCCTCCTCGGCCGCATCCTGGCGCGCAATGTCGTCGATGCCGAGACCGGCGAGCTGGTCGCGCGGGCCAACGACGAGATCACCGAAGAGCTCCTCGCCAAGCTGCGTGATGCAGGGGTGAGCGACATTCAGACCCTGTATGTGAACGACCTCGATCGCGGCGCGTACATCTCTTCGACGCTGCGCATCGACGAGACCGCCGACCAGTGGGCGGCCAAGGTCGCCATCTACCGCATGATGCGTCCGGGCGAGCCGCCCACCGAGGACGCCGTCGAGGCGCTGTTCCAGGGCCTGTTCTACGCCGAGGAGCGCTACGACCTGTCCTCCGTCGGCCGTATGAAGTTCAACCGCCGCGCCTACCCGGAGAAGATCGACGACAAGACCCCCGGCTGGCTCAAGCGCTTCTACGACCGTGTCGGACCGCAGGGCGAGGAAGGCGCCGGCACGCTGGCGAACGAGGACATCCTGGCGGTCATCGGCGTGCTGGTCGAGCTGCGCAACGGTCGCGGCGAGATCGACGACATCGACCACCTCGGCAACCGCCGCGTGCGTTCGGTGGGCGAACTCGCGGAGAACCAGTTCCGTGCCGGCCTGGTGCGCGTCGAGCGCGCGGTCAAGGAGCGCCTGTCGCAGGCCGAGTCCGACAACCTGATGCCCCATGACCTGATCAACGCCAAGCCGATCTCGGCGGCGATCAAGGAGTTCTTCGGCTCCAGCCAGCTCTCCCAGTTCATGGACCAGACCAACCCGCTGTCCGAGATCACCCACAAGCGCCGCGTCTCGGCGCTCGGCCCGGGCGGTCTGACGCGCGAGCGTGCCGGCTTCGAGGTGCGCGACGTGCATCCGACCCATTACGGCCGCGTGTGCCCGATCGAGACCCCGGAAGGTCCGAACATCGGCCTGATCAACTCGCTCGCGGTGTATGCCCGCACCAACCGTCACGGCTTCCTCGAGACGCCGTACCGCAAGGTGACGGACGGCAAGGTCACCGATCAGATCGATTTCCTGTCGGCGATCGAGGAAGGTCAGTACGTCATCGCACAGGCGAACGCTGAGATCGACGCTAACGGCATGCTAGATGGCGACTTGGTGTCCTGCCGCCACAAGGGCGAATTCACCCTGGCGACCGCCGACCAGGTGCAGTACATGGACGTGGCGCCGGGCCAGATCGTCTCGGTGGCGGCCTCGCTGATCCCCTTCCTGGAGCACGACGACGCGAACCGCGCACTGATGGGCGCCAACATGCAGCGCCAGGCCGTGCCTTGCCTGCGTCCGGAGAAGCCGCTGGTCGGTACCGGCATTGAGCGCACCGTGGCGGTCGACTCGGGCACCGCGGTGCAGGCGCTGCGCGGCGGCGTGGTCGACTATGTCGATTCCAGCCGTATCGTGGTGCGGGTCAATGACGACGAGAACGTCGCCGGCCAGGTCGGCGTCGACATCTACAACCTGATCAAGTACTCGCGTTCCAACCAGAACACCAACATCAACCAGCGTCCGATCGTGAAGGTCGGCGACAAGATCGCCAAGGGCGACGTGGTGGCCGACGGCGCCTCCACCGACCTGGGCGAACTGGCGCTCGGCCAGAACATGCTGGTGGCGTTCATGCCGTGGAACGGCTACAACTTCGAAGACTCCATCCTGCTCTCCGAGCGCGTGGTGGCCGAAGACCGCTTCACCTCGATCCACATCGAAGAGCTGACCGTGGTCGCCCGCGACACCAAGCTCGGACCCGAGGAAATCACCCGCGACATCGCGTCGCTGGGTGAAGCGCAGCTGTCCCGTCTGGACGAGTCCGGCATCGTGTACATCGGTGCCGAAGTCGAAGCTGGCGACGTGCTGGTGGGCAAGGTCACGCCGAAGGGCGAGACCCAGCTGACCCCGGAAGAGAAGCTGCTGCGCGCGATCTTCGGCGAGAAGGCCTCCGACGTGAAGGACACCTCGCTGCGCGTACCGGCCGGCATGGTCGGCACCGTGATCGACGTGCAGGTGTTCACCCGCGAGGGCATCGAGCGCGACAAGCGTGCCCAGTCGATCATCGACGACATGCTGCGCAGCTTCAAGACCGACCTCGCCGACCAGATGCGCATCGTCGAGCGCGACGCCTTCGCCCGTCTGCGCCGGCAAATCGTCGGCCAGAAGGCCAACGGCGGTCCGAAGAAGCTCGCCAAGGGCACCGAGGTCACCGACGCCTACCTGGACCAGCTCGAGCCCTACCACTGGTTCGACATCCGCATGGCCAACGAAGACCTGGCCGCGCAGCTGGAAGCGGTGCGCGAAGGTCTGGAGAAGACCCGCAAGGACTTCGACAGCGCCTTCGAGATCAAGAAGAAGAAGCTCACCCAGGGCGACGAGCTGCCCCCGGGCGTGCAGAAGATGGTCAAGGTCTACCTTGCCGTCAAGCGCCGCCTGCAGCCCGGCGACAAGATGGCGGGCCGCCACGGTAACAAGGGCGTGGTCTCGCGCATCGTGCCGGTCGAGGACATGCCGTACATGGAAGACGGCACCCCGGTGGACATCGTGCTCAACCCGCTCGGCGTGCCGTCGCGGATGAACATCGGCCAGATCCTCGAGACCCACCTGGGCTGGGCCGCCAAGGGACTGGGCCAGAAGATCGACCGGATGATGCGGGCCAATGCCGCGGTGCAGGAGGTGCGCAGCCTGCTGGAGCAGATCTATAACGAAAGCGGCACGGCGGAAGATATTGCTTCGCTGGCCGACAACGAAGTGGTCGAGCTGGCGTCCAACCTGTCCAAGGGTGTGCCGTTCGCCTCGCCGGTGTTCGACGGTGCCAAGGAAGAAGAGATCGGCAAGATGCTCGAGCTGGCCGGTCTGCCGGTCGGCGGCCAGGTCACGCTCTACGACGGACGCACCGGTGAGGCCTTCGAGCGCAAGGTAACCGTGGGCTACAAGCACGTGTTGAAGCTGCACCACCTGGTCGATGACAAGATGCACGCGCGTTCCACCGGCCCGTACTCGCTGGTCACCCAGCAGCCGCTGGGCGGCAAGGCGCAGTTCGGCGGTCAGCGTTTCGGCGAGATGGAAGTGTGGGCGCTGGAAGCCTACGGCGCGGCCTACACGCTGCAGGAAATGCTCACCGTCAAGTCGGACGACGTCACCGGCCGGACCAAGGTGTACGAGAACATCGTCAAGGGCGAGCACAAGATCGATGCCGGCATGCCGGAATCCTTCAACGTGCTGGTGAAGGAAATCCGCTCCCTGGCGATCGACATCGACCTGGACCGCTACTAA
- the rpsG gene encoding 30S ribosomal protein S7 yields the protein MPRRREVPKREVLADPKFGSQDVSKFINVIMQAGKKSVAERIVYGAFDQISNKAGKDPLEVFSAAIANVKPVVEVKSRRVGGANYQVPVEVRPSRRMALSMRWLREAARKRAEKSMAQRLAGELLEAAEGRGSAMKKREEVHRMAEANKAFSHYRF from the coding sequence ATGCCACGTCGTCGTGAAGTACCCAAGCGTGAAGTCCTGGCTGATCCCAAGTTCGGGTCGCAGGATGTGTCCAAGTTCATCAACGTGATCATGCAGGCCGGCAAGAAGTCGGTTGCCGAGCGCATCGTCTATGGTGCGTTCGATCAGATCTCCAACAAGGCCGGCAAGGACCCGTTGGAAGTGTTCTCTGCAGCGATCGCCAACGTCAAGCCGGTCGTCGAGGTGAAGAGCCGTCGCGTCGGTGGCGCGAACTACCAGGTTCCGGTCGAAGTCCGTCCGTCCCGTCGCATGGCGCTGTCCATGCGCTGGCTGCGCGAGGCTGCCCGCAAGCGTGCCGAGAAGTCGATGGCCCAACGTCTGGCCGGGGAGCTGCTCGAGGCGGCGGAAGGTCGCGGTTCGGCGATGAAGAAGCGCGAAGAAGTCCACCGCATGGCCGAGGCCAACAAGGCGTTCTCGCACTACCGGTTCTGA